In the genome of Fulvivirga maritima, one region contains:
- a CDS encoding PAS domain-containing protein, translating into MSKTSVTERNGYNSESRAIFNLSPFPMLVFETESHNIIRANPIAAQKYGYTTEEFTSLKITDLFTPLDKFKYIHWLNDNSPSKEAIWNHTRKNGQYFYAKLVGEVFYEEDIELVALLIRDISEEIKQKAEIRTHEKILTAISDINSVLINNTDLESALEQSFDIIGHTLQVDRVYFLENQPFDQISNWSASKTVEWRYKLIPSISLEKIQYYQVPRFANTLHKGKKIVTTVSELIDSDIKKFLESEGIKSILILPVFLKSKFYGIVCIDDCGIERSWKDSDLNFLDTFVESISRIIEIKNTFKELQHQENKFKSLVQEGLDLIAVIDTDGNYLYVTPTSISGLGYEPEQFYSQNVFDYIHPEDLKMIKNSLSECIHKKTVTVSPYRFKDAKGNWRWLETKLTNLLNDPAVGGILTTSHDVTKDIMHAEELKMANERYRLASLATQDHIYDWNLKTGEVMRTGESLSKIFGYPKDAKIDSDFWKAHLHPDEVEHCYEDLQNKLNDKKSKKCFQQYRLKRGDGTYAYVMDSGYIVRNEKGIAVRLIGAVRDISEEIREKEEEQLILSLSSCIGHPGSLEIRLYAALEILLQLPEIEACEAWITSIDNSQINMVSYAIKEEKNIRFYQNSNNISSFKYGEGLPGHVWEIKKTKLWRNIHENAKFIRKTSAAMTGLTTALGVPIIYNDQFLGAFLLLSKSNNEIQQLENLLSNVGSQIGAVLKHKITEDIFNNFFHISSDLLSIIGYDGRFKKVNSTFYKLLGYKEDELINTRVKDIIHPEDLHTFQEMLEASIEKNTDYQREIRVLSKDKKVLWFHSTSQVKKEERVIFNVGKDITAQKEVEINLRQANEKIKKAQEIAQLGYWSRKLDENIAEWTKETYQIYGFHPGEFVPSRENITATFHPADRHLLEKVPDADYDFQNRIITRDNKVKWVHQHINVKKDKDGKPYLVEGTVQDITKQKEYEEDLRISKERFELAMRATNEIIWDWDHKTGHIQRSPTYAKILGYQLEEAMQSMENSWYAIIHREDKDEVWNSINQAMQDENQTYWQQEYRILTLKKEVTYVVDRGFIIRDEQGNPIRSVGAILDVTESRKYLSEIKKQNNALKSIAWIQSHRTRAPLARIMGLVNLIKMEKNNPENLAQLLDHMIQSAHDMDDVIRKILKKTNL; encoded by the coding sequence ATGAGTAAGACCAGCGTAACGGAAAGGAATGGATATAACTCTGAAAGTAGAGCTATATTCAATTTATCACCATTCCCTATGTTAGTGTTCGAAACAGAATCTCATAACATTATCAGAGCCAACCCTATCGCAGCTCAAAAATATGGATACACTACAGAAGAGTTTACTTCGCTAAAAATAACGGACCTCTTTACTCCTCTTGATAAGTTTAAATACATACACTGGCTTAATGACAACTCCCCTTCCAAAGAGGCTATTTGGAATCATACCAGAAAGAATGGCCAGTACTTCTATGCTAAATTAGTAGGCGAAGTATTTTATGAAGAAGATATAGAACTGGTTGCACTATTAATAAGAGATATAAGCGAGGAGATAAAACAAAAGGCAGAAATAAGAACACATGAAAAGATACTAACTGCCATTTCTGACATTAATTCGGTACTCATTAATAACACAGATCTGGAATCAGCTCTAGAGCAAAGCTTTGACATTATAGGTCATACCTTACAGGTTGACCGTGTCTATTTTCTTGAAAACCAGCCTTTTGACCAAATAAGCAATTGGAGTGCTTCTAAAACCGTAGAATGGAGATACAAATTAATCCCTTCTATCTCTCTGGAAAAAATACAGTATTACCAGGTGCCTCGCTTTGCCAATACCCTTCATAAAGGAAAAAAAATAGTGACAACTGTTTCTGAACTGATTGATTCTGACATTAAAAAATTTCTGGAATCAGAGGGTATAAAATCTATACTAATACTGCCTGTATTTTTAAAAAGCAAATTTTATGGAATAGTGTGTATTGATGACTGCGGTATAGAAAGATCATGGAAAGATAGCGACCTTAATTTTCTAGATACATTTGTAGAGTCTATAAGCCGCATTATAGAAATAAAAAACACTTTCAAAGAACTTCAACATCAAGAGAATAAATTCAAGTCATTAGTGCAGGAAGGCCTGGACCTTATTGCAGTGATAGATACAGATGGTAATTACCTCTATGTAACGCCCACTTCCATTTCAGGATTAGGCTACGAGCCAGAACAGTTTTATAGTCAGAATGTGTTTGACTATATACACCCTGAAGATTTAAAAATGATCAAGAATTCACTGTCAGAGTGTATTCATAAAAAGACAGTAACGGTTTCTCCCTACCGCTTTAAAGATGCTAAAGGTAACTGGAGATGGCTGGAGACCAAGCTCACGAACCTGCTTAATGACCCTGCTGTGGGCGGCATTCTTACCACTTCACATGATGTTACCAAAGACATAATGCATGCTGAAGAACTTAAAATGGCCAATGAAAGATACCGCCTGGCTTCTCTGGCCACCCAAGATCATATCTATGACTGGAACTTAAAAACAGGAGAAGTAATGCGAACTGGAGAGTCTCTTTCTAAAATATTTGGCTATCCTAAAGATGCAAAAATAGACAGCGACTTTTGGAAAGCGCACCTGCACCCTGATGAAGTAGAGCACTGTTATGAAGATTTGCAAAATAAGCTGAACGACAAAAAGTCCAAAAAATGTTTTCAGCAATACCGCCTAAAACGTGGAGACGGCACCTATGCCTATGTAATGGACTCTGGCTATATAGTACGAAATGAAAAAGGAATAGCTGTCAGACTCATTGGTGCTGTAAGAGACATTAGTGAAGAAATAAGAGAAAAAGAAGAAGAGCAGCTCATACTTTCTCTTTCCAGCTGCATAGGTCACCCTGGCTCTTTGGAAATCAGGCTTTATGCCGCTCTGGAAATATTGCTCCAGTTACCAGAAATTGAAGCCTGTGAAGCCTGGATCACCTCCATTGATAATAGCCAGATTAATATGGTGAGCTATGCCATTAAGGAAGAAAAAAACATACGATTTTATCAGAATTCTAATAATATCTCCTCTTTTAAATACGGAGAAGGACTTCCCGGCCATGTATGGGAAATCAAGAAAACTAAGCTATGGCGAAACATTCATGAAAACGCCAAATTTATTAGAAAAACATCGGCAGCCATGACTGGCTTAACTACCGCCCTGGGTGTACCCATTATTTATAATGATCAGTTTTTAGGTGCCTTCCTTCTGCTATCTAAAAGCAATAATGAAATACAGCAGCTAGAAAATCTTTTGTCTAATGTGGGTTCACAAATCGGAGCCGTGCTCAAGCATAAAATCACTGAAGATATATTCAATAACTTCTTTCATATTTCATCAGATTTACTCAGTATAATTGGTTATGATGGTCGGTTTAAAAAAGTAAACAGCACTTTCTATAAACTATTAGGCTATAAAGAAGATGAGTTAATTAATACACGAGTAAAAGACATCATTCACCCTGAAGATCTGCATACCTTCCAAGAGATGTTAGAAGCCTCCATAGAAAAAAACACTGATTATCAACGTGAAATAAGAGTACTGAGCAAAGACAAAAAAGTACTCTGGTTTCACAGCACCTCACAGGTAAAAAAAGAAGAACGTGTAATTTTTAATGTAGGAAAAGACATTACAGCTCAAAAAGAGGTAGAAATTAATTTACGCCAAGCCAATGAAAAGATTAAAAAGGCTCAAGAAATAGCTCAGCTGGGTTACTGGAGTAGAAAATTAGACGAAAACATTGCAGAATGGACCAAAGAGACCTATCAAATTTATGGTTTTCACCCAGGTGAATTTGTTCCCTCCAGAGAAAATATCACCGCCACTTTTCATCCTGCTGACCGCCATTTACTAGAAAAAGTACCTGATGCTGATTATGATTTTCAAAACCGCATTATTACTCGTGATAATAAAGTGAAGTGGGTGCACCAGCATATCAATGTAAAAAAGGACAAAGACGGCAAGCCATACCTTGTTGAAGGTACAGTGCAAGACATAACCAAGCAAAAAGAGTATGAGGAAGATCTTAGAATAAGTAAAGAGCGCTTTGAACTGGCTATGCGAGCCACAAACGAAATTATATGGGATTGGGATCATAAGACCGGCCACATACAAAGGAGCCCAACTTACGCAAAAATTCTTGGCTATCAGCTTGAAGAGGCTATGCAATCTATGGAAAACTCCTGGTATGCCATTATACACAGAGAAGACAAAGATGAAGTATGGAACTCCATAAACCAGGCCATGCAAGACGAAAACCAAACATACTGGCAGCAGGAATATCGCATACTTACCCTTAAAAAGGAAGTGACCTATGTTGTAGACAGAGGCTTCATTATAAGAGACGAGCAGGGCAACCCTATAAGATCGGTAGGCGCTATATTAGATGTTACTGAAAGCCGAAAATACCTCAGTGAGATCAAAAAACAGAACAATGCTCTTAAATCCATTGCCTGGATACAATCTCACCGCACCAGAGCCCCATTAGCAAGAATAATGGGGCTGGTCAATCTCATTAAAATGGAAAAAAACAATCCTGAAAACTTAGCTCAATTATTAGATCATATGATCCAGTCTGCTCATGACATGGATGATGTGATTAGAAAAATTCTTAAAAAAACGAATTTATAA
- a CDS encoding M1 family metallopeptidase has product MKKIYLLIALFCFNMLAFAQEKSTYDYHEAFSPSFYTTGGNLFRSADGRPGAEYWQNSADYNIDAKFDPATQRLSGIVTIDYTNESPNSLDQLWLQLVHNGNKKDSRGAAMRGSFAEDDGSNGFTIKKVEIQQGTSWEEADFRVIGTRMHIRLKDATKAQGGNIKIRIDYDFLLAERGRSGYMDSENGQIFEVAYWYPRMCVYDDLRGWNTLPFLGSGEFYLDYGDIDYTVALPEGYLMAGSGELMNPEETLTKSELKQYEKAKTSDETVMIRSEKDLKKSATQKGKDGWVTWHYTMKNTRDVAWAASKAFMWDAVRANLPDGQTSLAMSYYPVESAGDKAWGRASEFLKRSLEIFSEKWFVYPYPAAINVGGPVGGMEYPGITFDSYKATEYTLFLLVSHEIGHNWFPMIVGTNERRDAWMDEGFNTFIDIYAHEDYNNGEFSPKRDGEYAPGGGNPTDEIIPIITKEGAQPVMSKADALTRADVHPLEYFKSAYGLVLLREVILTHDQFDYAFQKYTHEWAYKHPSPEDFFRIMNSYTGEELNWLWKGWFIENWKLDQELIKVDNSKEQKEITIKNNEKMPMPVLLKVTLAGGEVKNYHLPVEVWMQGDTYVFKEEYGKNIIKVELDAEKQLPDVNRDNNTWSAK; this is encoded by the coding sequence ATGAAGAAAATTTACTTATTGATAGCTCTTTTTTGCTTCAATATGCTAGCTTTTGCACAAGAAAAGTCAACGTATGATTACCACGAAGCCTTCTCACCTTCCTTTTATACTACAGGAGGTAACCTCTTCAGGAGTGCCGATGGCCGACCCGGAGCTGAATACTGGCAAAACAGTGCTGATTATAATATAGATGCCAAATTTGATCCTGCCACGCAAAGGCTAAGTGGAATAGTAACTATAGACTATACTAATGAAAGTCCTAATTCACTAGATCAGCTTTGGCTGCAGCTGGTACATAATGGCAATAAAAAGGATAGCCGGGGTGCCGCCATGCGAGGTTCTTTTGCAGAGGATGACGGCAGCAATGGCTTCACTATCAAAAAAGTAGAGATTCAACAAGGCACCAGCTGGGAAGAAGCAGACTTCCGAGTAATAGGAACACGCATGCACATCAGGCTAAAAGATGCAACCAAAGCTCAGGGTGGTAATATTAAAATAAGAATTGATTATGATTTTTTACTGGCCGAAAGAGGCAGATCCGGTTATATGGATTCAGAAAATGGTCAGATATTCGAAGTAGCCTACTGGTATCCTAGAATGTGTGTGTATGATGACCTCAGAGGTTGGAACACCTTACCGTTCCTTGGTAGTGGCGAGTTTTACCTGGACTATGGAGATATTGACTATACCGTGGCATTGCCAGAAGGTTACTTAATGGCTGGCTCAGGCGAGCTTATGAACCCAGAAGAAACGCTTACCAAGTCTGAACTTAAGCAATATGAAAAAGCCAAAACCTCTGACGAGACTGTAATGATCAGATCTGAGAAAGACCTGAAAAAATCGGCTACTCAAAAAGGTAAAGACGGCTGGGTAACCTGGCATTACACCATGAAAAATACACGCGATGTGGCCTGGGCTGCTTCTAAAGCTTTTATGTGGGATGCCGTTCGAGCCAACCTGCCTGATGGACAAACTTCTTTAGCCATGAGCTACTACCCAGTAGAGAGCGCTGGTGATAAAGCCTGGGGCAGAGCATCAGAATTTCTGAAAAGATCATTAGAAATCTTCTCTGAAAAATGGTTTGTGTACCCCTACCCTGCCGCCATTAATGTGGGTGGCCCTGTAGGTGGAATGGAATACCCCGGAATAACCTTTGATAGCTATAAAGCCACCGAATACACTCTCTTCTTACTTGTATCTCATGAAATAGGCCACAACTGGTTCCCTATGATAGTGGGCACTAACGAAAGAAGAGATGCCTGGATGGATGAAGGGTTTAACACTTTTATAGATATCTATGCGCATGAAGACTATAACAATGGTGAATTCTCTCCTAAAAGAGATGGAGAATATGCACCCGGCGGCGGCAACCCTACTGATGAAATTATACCAATCATCACTAAAGAAGGAGCTCAACCTGTAATGAGCAAGGCAGATGCACTCACTAGAGCCGATGTACACCCTTTAGAATACTTCAAATCTGCTTATGGGCTGGTACTCCTGAGAGAGGTGATCCTTACGCATGATCAGTTCGATTACGCCTTCCAAAAGTATACTCATGAATGGGCTTACAAGCACCCCTCTCCTGAGGACTTCTTTAGAATAATGAACAGCTATACTGGCGAAGAACTCAACTGGCTCTGGAAAGGCTGGTTCATAGAAAACTGGAAGTTAGATCAAGAGCTGATAAAAGTAGATAACTCTAAAGAGCAAAAGGAGATTACCATCAAAAACAATGAAAAAATGCCTATGCCTGTTTTATTAAAGGTAACATTGGCTGGTGGTGAAGTAAAGAACTACCACTTACCTGTAGAGGTATGGATGCAGGGAGATACCTACGTATTCAAAGAGGAGTATGGCAAAAACATCATAAAAGTAGAATTAGATGCTGAAAAGCAGCTGCCAGATGTAAACAGAGACAATAACACCTGGAGCGCCAAGTAA